Proteins encoded within one genomic window of Oryza brachyantha chromosome 7, ObraRS2, whole genome shotgun sequence:
- the LOC102700159 gene encoding chlorophyll a-b binding protein CP29.1, chloroplastic-like, translated as MASSVAAAASTFLGTRLADPAPQNGRIVARFGFGGGKKAAAKKVAKSPSTTDRPLWFPGAVAPDYLDGSMIGDYGFDPFGLGKPAEYLQFELDSLDQNLAKNNAGEIIGTRFETGEVKSTPFQPYSEVFGLQRFRECELIHGRWAMLATLGALTVEWLTGVTWQDAGKVELVDGSSYLGQPLPFSISTLIWIEVLVIGYIEFQRNAELDPERRLYPGGSYFDPLGLASDPEKKERLQLAEIKHARLAMVAFLGFAVQAAATGKGPLNNWATHLSDPLHTTIIDTFSSS; from the exons ATGGCGTCGtcggtggccgcggcggcgagcacgttCCTGGGGACCCGGCTGGCGGACCCGGCGCCGCAGAACGGGCGCATCGTGGCGAGGTTCGGGTTCGGCGGCgggaagaaggcggcggcgaagaaggTGGCGAAGTCGCCATCGACGACGGACCGGCCGCTGTGGTTCCcgggcgcggtggcgccggaCTACCTGGACGGGTCGATGATCGGGGACTACGGGTTCGACCCGTTCGGGCTCGGGAAGCCGGCGGAGTACCTGCAGTTCGAGCTGGACTCGCTGGACCAGAACCTGGCCAAGAACAACGCCGGCGAGATCATCGGCACCCGGTTCGAGACCGGCGAGGTGAAGTCCACCCCGTTCCAGCCCTACAGCGAGGTGTTCGGCCTCCAGCGCTTCCGCGAGTGTGAGCTCATCCACGGCCGCTGGGCCATGCTCGCCACCCTCGGCGCCCTCACCGTCGAGTGGCTCACCGGCGTCACCTGGCAAGACGCCGGCAAG GTGGAGCTGGTTGATGGGTCGTCGTACCTGGGGCAGCCGCTGCCGTTCTCGATCTCGACGCTGATCTGGATCGAGGTGCTGGTGATCGGCTACATCGAGTTCCAGCGCAACGCGGAGCTCGACCCGGAGAGGAGGCTCTACCCGGGAGGCTCCTACTTCGACCCGCTCGGCTTGGCGTCGGACCcggagaagaaggagaggcTGCAGCTGGCGGAGATCAAGCACGCCCGCCTCGCCATGGTCGCCTTCCTCGGGTTTGCGGTgcaggccgccgccaccggcaaGGGCCCGCTCAACAACTGGGCCACCCACCTCAGCGACCCGCTCCACACCACCATCATCGacaccttctcctcctcttaA